The nucleotide window CCCATCTCCTTGAGCGCTTCCGCCCACTTGGCCTCGCGCCCGGAAGTTGCCGCCGCAGAGGTAGGCGCCTCGCTTGCCGAGAAAGACGAACGCCTCGTCGGCCTGGCCGGCGAACTTGTCGGTGGGATGCTCGGCCAGCGCGGGGACGATCGCCGAGGGGATGCTCACGGTGCGCTTTCCGGCCCGCGACTTGGGCAGCGCGAGCACCATGTCTCCGCCATCCAGCTCGATGAGCTGTTCCCGCAGATCTGCGTCGTCAGCTTGCCCACGGCACCGCCGCCCAGGCCAGGGACGATGTGCCGGTCCAACAGCCAGGTGTAGAGCTCGACCGTGCTTGGGCCGCAGGCCCGGCCGCTCCTTGATCCACGTCCGGGCATAGTCGCCGAGCAGGACTTTGCCGCGATCGGGGTCCGCCCACTCCCCTGAGATCATCTGCGCTTCCATCGGGGTCAGCGCGCGATCTGCTTCGGTCCGCATGGCATAGGTGATAGGTCAATTCTGCGCAGCGGCATGGGGTCCTTCCTCGGAAGACGCCCAAGGAGGAGTGTCTGGTCGGTTGCGCGGGCCGGGCGGTGGCGTGCTCTGCCGCCCTTCGGTAGCTGAGTTGCCGGTCGCTGGCTCGTCGATGGTGGCGATGTGACGCACTGGTGAAGTGAGTAGCCACAGCACGGCGAGGACGCCGCCAAGGCCGGCGACGACCAGTGTCGGTCGCAGGCCGATGGTGGTGCCCAGCCAGCCGCCTACGAGCGCTCCAAGCGGCCTGATCCCGTAGTTGACGGCGCTGTACGCGCCCGCCCGCCGGCCCCGCGCGTCGCCGGGCGTGACCGAAGTGAGCAGGGCATTGAGATTGACGTCCATCAGCATCACGCCGACGCTGGAGACCATCTCGATAGCCGCGAGCGCCGCGATTCGGGCCCAGGTCGGGCCGGACACGAACGCTGTCAGCGCCAAGGGAGCAGGAAAGAGAATCACACCGATTATCGCGGTGCGGCCCAGCCCGATGGTGCGGGATACCCGAGGTGCCAGTGCCGCACCGGCCAGCCCACCGACCGCGCCGACGCCGAAGGCGATGCCGATAGCGCTGGCCGAGAGACCAAGCTCACGGCTTGCATACAGTACGAGCAGTGCGCTGGTCATGAGGGTGAAGAAGTTGACGGTGCTGGTGCAGCCGAGAACGGCGCGCATCACCGGATGACGCAGCACCAGGACGAGCCCCTCCCGGACCAGGCCAAGGGTCGAGGACCGCAGTGGCGCTGGCCGGGCCTCGTCCACTGGAATTCGGCCGATCAACAACGCGGAGCCGACGAATGACACCACGTCGACGAGGACCGCGACTGGGGCGGTGAGTACCTGGATCAGACCGCCGCCGAGGGCCGGCCCAACCGCGAACGAGGCTGCCCGGCTCAGACTCAGCCTGCTGTTCGCCTCTACATATGCCGACGGC belongs to Microbispora sp. ZYX-F-249 and includes:
- a CDS encoding tyrosine-type recombinase/integrase — protein: MRTEADRALTPMEAQMISGEWADPDRGKVLLGDYARTWIKERPGLRPKHGRALHLAVGPAHRPWPGRRCRGQADDADLREQLIELDGGDMVLALPKSRAGKRTVSIPSAIVPALAEHPTDKFAGQADEAFVFLGKRGAYLCGGNFRARGQVGGSAQGDGRQEPPLHDLRHTGNTLAAQSGASLADLKARMCHESDRAALIYQHATRRPEDRRCPQRASRGGARCRQELMAR
- a CDS encoding MFS transporter — encoded protein: MTAASTGPPSVLRDNRRFRTFWVGESISQFGDRISELALPLIAVTVLAATPAQVSILTALIWVPNLLGMFVGAWVDQRTRKRRLLIVADLVRAAVLLSLPVAYLLDAVTLTHLYSVALLTGAGAVLFGMARQAFFVALVPPSAYVEANSRLSLSRAASFAVGPALGGGLIQVLTAPVAVLVDVVSFVGSALLIGRIPVDEARPAPLRSSTLGLVREGLVLVLRHPVMRAVLGCTSTVNFFTLMTSALLVLYASRELGLSASAIGIAFGVGAVGGLAGAALAPRVSRTIGLGRTAIIGVILFPAPLALTAFVSGPTWARIAALAAIEMVSSVGVMLMDVNLNALLTSVTPGDARGRRAGAYSAVNYGIRPLGALVGGWLGTTIGLRPTLVVAGLGGVLAVLWLLTSPVRHIATIDEPATGNSATEGRQSTPPPGPRNRPDTPPWASSEEGPHAAAQN